Proteins from one Salmo salar chromosome ssa29, Ssal_v3.1, whole genome shotgun sequence genomic window:
- the LOC106590169 gene encoding SWI/SNF-related matrix-associated actin-dependent regulator of chromatin subfamily D member 3 isoform X8, whose product MATEETAGGARKATKSKLFEFLVHGVRPGMPSGARMPHQGAPMGPPGPPFGGSPAVRPGLPAPVMEPSRKRPAPSQQVQQQQNVQNRARKKPVGFPGANEMPARQMDMRDAQSDPTLGSNAKRRKMADKILPQRIRELVPESQAYMDLLAFERKLDQTIMRKRVDIQEALKRPMKQKRKLRLYISNTFNPAKPDADDSDGSIASWELRVEGKLLDDPGKLKRKFSSFFKSLVIELDKDLYGPDNHLVEWHRTPTTQETDGFQVKRPGDVSVRCTLLLMLDYQPPQFKLDPRLARLLGIHTQTRSCIIQALWQYVKTNKLQDSHDKEYINCDKYFQQIFDCPRLKFSEIPQRLTNLLLPPDPIVINHVISVDPNDQKKTACYDIDVEVEDPLKSQMSSFLLSTANQQEIASLDNKIHETIESINQLKIQRDFMLSFSRDPKGYIQDWLKSQSRDLKLMTDVVGNPEEERRAEFYHEPWSQEAVSRYFYSKIQQRRQELEQALAVRNT is encoded by the exons ATGGCTACGGAGGAGACGGCAGGGGGAGCGCGCAAAGCCACCAAGAGCAAACTGTTTGAGTTCCTGGTCCATGGAGTG CGTCCTGGAATGCCGTCTGGAGCGAGGATGCCCCACCAGGGTGCTCCCATGGGCCCCCCCGGACCCCCGTTCGGTGGGAGCCCCGCGGTGCGGCCCGGCCTGCCAGCCCCGGTCATGGAGCCCAGCCGCAAGAGACCTGCCCCCTCCCAGCAGGTCCAGCAACAGCAGAACGTCCAGAACCGGGCCAGAAA GAAGCCAGTGGGATTCCCTGGAGCCAATGAGATGCCAGCGAGGCAGATGGACATGAGAGATGCCCAGTCAGATCCAACGCTCGGATCAAA cgcCAAGAGAAGGAAAATGGCAGACAAGATTCTTCCACAGAGG ATTCGTGAGCTGGTCCCGGAGTCCCAGGCTTACATGGACCTGTTGGCCTTTGAACGTAAACTGGACCAGACCATTATGCGTAAACGGGTGGACATCCAGGAAGCGCTGAAGAGACCCATGAAG CAAAAGCGTAAACTGAGGCTGTACATCTCCAACACCTTCAACCCTGCCAAGCCCGACGCTGACGACTCAGACGGCAGCATTGCATCATGGGAGCTGCGGGTTGAGGGGAAGCTGCTGGATGAT CCTGGGAAGCTGAAGAGGAAATTCTCCTCGTTCTTCAAGAGCCTGGTGATCGAGCTAGACAAAGACCTGTATGGTCCTGACAACCACCTGGTAGAG TGGCATCGCACTCCCACCACCCAGGAGACTGACGGCTTCCAGGTGAAGAGGCCAGGGGACGTGAGCGTGCGCTGCACACTGCTGCTAATGCTAGACTACCAG CCCCCCCAGTTCAAGCTGGACCCTCGTCTTGCTCGCCTGCTGGGTATCCACACCCAGACCCGCTCCTGTATCATCCAGGCCCTGTGGCAGTACGTCAAGACCAACAAGCTGCAGGACTCCCACGACAAGGAGTACATCAACTGTGACAAGTACTTTCAGCAG ATCTTTGACTGCCCGCGGCTCAAGTTCTCGGAGATCCCCCAGCGTCTCACCAACCTCCTCCTGCCCCCTGACCCCATCGTCATCAACCACGTCATCAG CGTGGACCCTAATGACCAGAAGAAGACGGCGTGCTATGACATCGACGTGGAGGTGGAGGACCCCCTGAAGAGCCAGATGAGCAGCTTCCTGCTCTCCACCGCCAACCAGCAGGAGATCGCCTCACTGGACAacaag ATCCACGAAACCATCGAGTCCATCAACCAGTTGAAGATCCAGAGGGACTTTATGCTCAGCTTCTCCAGGGATCCTAAGGGCTACATCCAGGACTGGCTAAAGTCCCAGAGCAGAGACCTGAAG CTGATGACGGACGTGGTGGGGAAcccggaggaggagaggagggcggaGTTTTACCACGAGCCCTGGTCCCAGGAGGCAGTCAGTCGTTACTTCTACAGCAAG ATCCAGCAGAGGAGACAGGAGTTGGAGCAGGCCTTGGCTGTGAGGAACACCTAA
- the LOC106590169 gene encoding SWI/SNF-related matrix-associated actin-dependent regulator of chromatin subfamily D member 3 isoform X4, whose protein sequence is MERKRPGMPSGARMPHQGAPMGPPGPPFGGSPAVRPGLPAPVMEPSRKRPAPSQQVQQQQNVQNRARKKPVGFPGANEMPARQMDMRDAQSDPTLGSNAKRRKMADKILPQRIRELVPESQAYMDLLAFERKLDQTIMRKRVDIQEALKRPMKQKRKLRLYISNTFNPAKPDADDSDGSIASWELRVEGKLLDDPGKLKRKFSSFFKSLVIELDKDLYGPDNHLVELLTSKAKRFSLPKDNKLKGSRARLLVESWHRTPTTQETDGFQVKRPGDVSVRCTLLLMLDYQPPQFKLDPRLARLLGIHTQTRSCIIQALWQYVKTNKLQDSHDKEYINCDKYFQQIFDCPRLKFSEIPQRLTNLLLPPDPIVINHVISVDPNDQKKTACYDIDVEVEDPLKSQMSSFLLSTANQQEIASLDNKVGQPHKKDSQSQLPKMTFKIHETIESINQLKIQRDFMLSFSRDPKGYIQDWLKSQSRDLKLMTDVVGNPEEERRAEFYHEPWSQEAVSRYFYSKIQQRRQELEQALAVRNT, encoded by the exons CGTCCTGGAATGCCGTCTGGAGCGAGGATGCCCCACCAGGGTGCTCCCATGGGCCCCCCCGGACCCCCGTTCGGTGGGAGCCCCGCGGTGCGGCCCGGCCTGCCAGCCCCGGTCATGGAGCCCAGCCGCAAGAGACCTGCCCCCTCCCAGCAGGTCCAGCAACAGCAGAACGTCCAGAACCGGGCCAGAAA GAAGCCAGTGGGATTCCCTGGAGCCAATGAGATGCCAGCGAGGCAGATGGACATGAGAGATGCCCAGTCAGATCCAACGCTCGGATCAAA cgcCAAGAGAAGGAAAATGGCAGACAAGATTCTTCCACAGAGG ATTCGTGAGCTGGTCCCGGAGTCCCAGGCTTACATGGACCTGTTGGCCTTTGAACGTAAACTGGACCAGACCATTATGCGTAAACGGGTGGACATCCAGGAAGCGCTGAAGAGACCCATGAAG CAAAAGCGTAAACTGAGGCTGTACATCTCCAACACCTTCAACCCTGCCAAGCCCGACGCTGACGACTCAGACGGCAGCATTGCATCATGGGAGCTGCGGGTTGAGGGGAAGCTGCTGGATGAT CCTGGGAAGCTGAAGAGGAAATTCTCCTCGTTCTTCAAGAGCCTGGTGATCGAGCTAGACAAAGACCTGTATGGTCCTGACAACCACCTGGTAGAG CTGCTGACCAGTAAAGCGAAG CGATTCAGCCTTCCAAAAGACAACAAACTCAAAGGGTCGAGAGCAAGGCTGCTCGTTGAAAGT TGGCATCGCACTCCCACCACCCAGGAGACTGACGGCTTCCAGGTGAAGAGGCCAGGGGACGTGAGCGTGCGCTGCACACTGCTGCTAATGCTAGACTACCAG CCCCCCCAGTTCAAGCTGGACCCTCGTCTTGCTCGCCTGCTGGGTATCCACACCCAGACCCGCTCCTGTATCATCCAGGCCCTGTGGCAGTACGTCAAGACCAACAAGCTGCAGGACTCCCACGACAAGGAGTACATCAACTGTGACAAGTACTTTCAGCAG ATCTTTGACTGCCCGCGGCTCAAGTTCTCGGAGATCCCCCAGCGTCTCACCAACCTCCTCCTGCCCCCTGACCCCATCGTCATCAACCACGTCATCAG CGTGGACCCTAATGACCAGAAGAAGACGGCGTGCTATGACATCGACGTGGAGGTGGAGGACCCCCTGAAGAGCCAGATGAGCAGCTTCCTGCTCTCCACCGCCAACCAGCAGGAGATCGCCTCACTGGACAacaaggtgggacaaccacacaaGAAGGATAGCCAATCACAATTACCCAAGATGACCTTTAAG ATCCACGAAACCATCGAGTCCATCAACCAGTTGAAGATCCAGAGGGACTTTATGCTCAGCTTCTCCAGGGATCCTAAGGGCTACATCCAGGACTGGCTAAAGTCCCAGAGCAGAGACCTGAAG CTGATGACGGACGTGGTGGGGAAcccggaggaggagaggagggcggaGTTTTACCACGAGCCCTGGTCCCAGGAGGCAGTCAGTCGTTACTTCTACAGCAAG ATCCAGCAGAGGAGACAGGAGTTGGAGCAGGCCTTGGCTGTGAGGAACACCTAA
- the LOC106590169 gene encoding SWI/SNF-related matrix-associated actin-dependent regulator of chromatin subfamily D member 3 isoform X9: MERKRPGMPSGARMPHQGAPMGPPGPPFGGSPAVRPGLPAPVMEPSRKRPAPSQQVQQQQNVQNRARNAKRRKMADKILPQRIRELVPESQAYMDLLAFERKLDQTIMRKRVDIQEALKRPMKQKRKLRLYISNTFNPAKPDADDSDGSIASWELRVEGKLLDDPGKLKRKFSSFFKSLVIELDKDLYGPDNHLVELLTSKAKRFSLPKDNKLKGSRARLLVESWHRTPTTQETDGFQVKRPGDVSVRCTLLLMLDYQPPQFKLDPRLARLLGIHTQTRSCIIQALWQYVKTNKLQDSHDKEYINCDKYFQQIFDCPRLKFSEIPQRLTNLLLPPDPIVINHVISVDPNDQKKTACYDIDVEVEDPLKSQMSSFLLSTANQQEIASLDNKVGQPHKKDSQSQLPKMTFKIHETIESINQLKIQRDFMLSFSRDPKGYIQDWLKSQSRDLKLMTDVVGNPEEERRAEFYHEPWSQEAVSRYFYSKIQQRRQELEQALAVRNT, translated from the exons CGTCCTGGAATGCCGTCTGGAGCGAGGATGCCCCACCAGGGTGCTCCCATGGGCCCCCCCGGACCCCCGTTCGGTGGGAGCCCCGCGGTGCGGCCCGGCCTGCCAGCCCCGGTCATGGAGCCCAGCCGCAAGAGACCTGCCCCCTCCCAGCAGGTCCAGCAACAGCAGAACGTCCAGAACCGGGCCAGAAA cgcCAAGAGAAGGAAAATGGCAGACAAGATTCTTCCACAGAGG ATTCGTGAGCTGGTCCCGGAGTCCCAGGCTTACATGGACCTGTTGGCCTTTGAACGTAAACTGGACCAGACCATTATGCGTAAACGGGTGGACATCCAGGAAGCGCTGAAGAGACCCATGAAG CAAAAGCGTAAACTGAGGCTGTACATCTCCAACACCTTCAACCCTGCCAAGCCCGACGCTGACGACTCAGACGGCAGCATTGCATCATGGGAGCTGCGGGTTGAGGGGAAGCTGCTGGATGAT CCTGGGAAGCTGAAGAGGAAATTCTCCTCGTTCTTCAAGAGCCTGGTGATCGAGCTAGACAAAGACCTGTATGGTCCTGACAACCACCTGGTAGAG CTGCTGACCAGTAAAGCGAAG CGATTCAGCCTTCCAAAAGACAACAAACTCAAAGGGTCGAGAGCAAGGCTGCTCGTTGAAAGT TGGCATCGCACTCCCACCACCCAGGAGACTGACGGCTTCCAGGTGAAGAGGCCAGGGGACGTGAGCGTGCGCTGCACACTGCTGCTAATGCTAGACTACCAG CCCCCCCAGTTCAAGCTGGACCCTCGTCTTGCTCGCCTGCTGGGTATCCACACCCAGACCCGCTCCTGTATCATCCAGGCCCTGTGGCAGTACGTCAAGACCAACAAGCTGCAGGACTCCCACGACAAGGAGTACATCAACTGTGACAAGTACTTTCAGCAG ATCTTTGACTGCCCGCGGCTCAAGTTCTCGGAGATCCCCCAGCGTCTCACCAACCTCCTCCTGCCCCCTGACCCCATCGTCATCAACCACGTCATCAG CGTGGACCCTAATGACCAGAAGAAGACGGCGTGCTATGACATCGACGTGGAGGTGGAGGACCCCCTGAAGAGCCAGATGAGCAGCTTCCTGCTCTCCACCGCCAACCAGCAGGAGATCGCCTCACTGGACAacaaggtgggacaaccacacaaGAAGGATAGCCAATCACAATTACCCAAGATGACCTTTAAG ATCCACGAAACCATCGAGTCCATCAACCAGTTGAAGATCCAGAGGGACTTTATGCTCAGCTTCTCCAGGGATCCTAAGGGCTACATCCAGGACTGGCTAAAGTCCCAGAGCAGAGACCTGAAG CTGATGACGGACGTGGTGGGGAAcccggaggaggagaggagggcggaGTTTTACCACGAGCCCTGGTCCCAGGAGGCAGTCAGTCGTTACTTCTACAGCAAG ATCCAGCAGAGGAGACAGGAGTTGGAGCAGGCCTTGGCTGTGAGGAACACCTAA
- the LOC106590169 gene encoding SWI/SNF-related matrix-associated actin-dependent regulator of chromatin subfamily D member 3 isoform X6: MPSGARMPHQGAPMGPPGPPFGGSPAVRPGLPAPVMEPSRKRPAPSQQVQQQQNVQNRARKKPVGFPGANEMPARQMDMRDAQSDPTLGSNAKRRKMADKILPQRIRELVPESQAYMDLLAFERKLDQTIMRKRVDIQEALKRPMKQKRKLRLYISNTFNPAKPDADDSDGSIASWELRVEGKLLDDPGKLKRKFSSFFKSLVIELDKDLYGPDNHLVELLTSKAKRFSLPKDNKLKGSRARLLVESWHRTPTTQETDGFQVKRPGDVSVRCTLLLMLDYQPPQFKLDPRLARLLGIHTQTRSCIIQALWQYVKTNKLQDSHDKEYINCDKYFQQIFDCPRLKFSEIPQRLTNLLLPPDPIVINHVISVDPNDQKKTACYDIDVEVEDPLKSQMSSFLLSTANQQEIASLDNKVGQPHKKDSQSQLPKMTFKIHETIESINQLKIQRDFMLSFSRDPKGYIQDWLKSQSRDLKLMTDVVGNPEEERRAEFYHEPWSQEAVSRYFYSKIQQRRQELEQALAVRNT, encoded by the exons ATGCCGTCTGGAGCGAGGATGCCCCACCAGGGTGCTCCCATGGGCCCCCCCGGACCCCCGTTCGGTGGGAGCCCCGCGGTGCGGCCCGGCCTGCCAGCCCCGGTCATGGAGCCCAGCCGCAAGAGACCTGCCCCCTCCCAGCAGGTCCAGCAACAGCAGAACGTCCAGAACCGGGCCAGAAA GAAGCCAGTGGGATTCCCTGGAGCCAATGAGATGCCAGCGAGGCAGATGGACATGAGAGATGCCCAGTCAGATCCAACGCTCGGATCAAA cgcCAAGAGAAGGAAAATGGCAGACAAGATTCTTCCACAGAGG ATTCGTGAGCTGGTCCCGGAGTCCCAGGCTTACATGGACCTGTTGGCCTTTGAACGTAAACTGGACCAGACCATTATGCGTAAACGGGTGGACATCCAGGAAGCGCTGAAGAGACCCATGAAG CAAAAGCGTAAACTGAGGCTGTACATCTCCAACACCTTCAACCCTGCCAAGCCCGACGCTGACGACTCAGACGGCAGCATTGCATCATGGGAGCTGCGGGTTGAGGGGAAGCTGCTGGATGAT CCTGGGAAGCTGAAGAGGAAATTCTCCTCGTTCTTCAAGAGCCTGGTGATCGAGCTAGACAAAGACCTGTATGGTCCTGACAACCACCTGGTAGAG CTGCTGACCAGTAAAGCGAAG CGATTCAGCCTTCCAAAAGACAACAAACTCAAAGGGTCGAGAGCAAGGCTGCTCGTTGAAAGT TGGCATCGCACTCCCACCACCCAGGAGACTGACGGCTTCCAGGTGAAGAGGCCAGGGGACGTGAGCGTGCGCTGCACACTGCTGCTAATGCTAGACTACCAG CCCCCCCAGTTCAAGCTGGACCCTCGTCTTGCTCGCCTGCTGGGTATCCACACCCAGACCCGCTCCTGTATCATCCAGGCCCTGTGGCAGTACGTCAAGACCAACAAGCTGCAGGACTCCCACGACAAGGAGTACATCAACTGTGACAAGTACTTTCAGCAG ATCTTTGACTGCCCGCGGCTCAAGTTCTCGGAGATCCCCCAGCGTCTCACCAACCTCCTCCTGCCCCCTGACCCCATCGTCATCAACCACGTCATCAG CGTGGACCCTAATGACCAGAAGAAGACGGCGTGCTATGACATCGACGTGGAGGTGGAGGACCCCCTGAAGAGCCAGATGAGCAGCTTCCTGCTCTCCACCGCCAACCAGCAGGAGATCGCCTCACTGGACAacaaggtgggacaaccacacaaGAAGGATAGCCAATCACAATTACCCAAGATGACCTTTAAG ATCCACGAAACCATCGAGTCCATCAACCAGTTGAAGATCCAGAGGGACTTTATGCTCAGCTTCTCCAGGGATCCTAAGGGCTACATCCAGGACTGGCTAAAGTCCCAGAGCAGAGACCTGAAG CTGATGACGGACGTGGTGGGGAAcccggaggaggagaggagggcggaGTTTTACCACGAGCCCTGGTCCCAGGAGGCAGTCAGTCGTTACTTCTACAGCAAG ATCCAGCAGAGGAGACAGGAGTTGGAGCAGGCCTTGGCTGTGAGGAACACCTAA